A portion of the Enterobacter sp. SA187 genome contains these proteins:
- a CDS encoding Fic family protein: MSTELLGLTWDASVIPEVKNVGTRVALFTFKTHMAGFVWDAAQLENNPYTYVEVKTLLDGVTVGGHKVSDTEQVLNLADSSKKLIELVQTGRFDLDKKTFTLLHSIIARNEALEWGVFRGEGDEVHYQARVHLGELGTHFPPATEAGAPELNRIFSEGARQIKTLPPFEGALAMFLFGAYFQFFFDGNKRTSRHMMNGWLMLHGFNPISIPAARALEFNARMVRFYHSKDATEMMKFLVECYQD; encoded by the coding sequence ATGTCGACTGAACTGCTGGGGCTGACCTGGGACGCAAGCGTGATCCCGGAGGTTAAAAACGTGGGTACCCGCGTGGCGTTATTTACCTTTAAAACCCATATGGCAGGTTTTGTGTGGGACGCGGCACAGCTGGAAAATAACCCCTATACCTATGTTGAAGTTAAAACCCTGCTGGATGGCGTTACCGTCGGCGGCCATAAAGTTAGTGATACCGAGCAGGTGTTAAACCTTGCTGACAGCAGCAAAAAGCTGATTGAGCTGGTGCAGACCGGGCGGTTTGATCTCGATAAAAAAACCTTCACGCTGCTACACAGTATTATTGCCCGTAACGAAGCGCTGGAATGGGGCGTTTTCCGGGGTGAAGGGGATGAGGTGCATTATCAGGCCCGCGTTCACCTGGGGGAACTGGGTACGCATTTTCCGCCCGCAACGGAAGCCGGCGCTCCGGAACTTAACCGGATATTTTCAGAGGGTGCCCGCCAGATCAAAACCCTGCCGCCTTTTGAAGGCGCGCTGGCCATGTTCCTTTTTGGCGCTTATTTTCAATTTTTCTTTGACGGTAATAAACGCACCAGTCGTCATATGATGAATGGCTGGCTGATGCTGCACGGCTTCAACCCTATCAGCATCCCGGCTGCCCGTGCGCTGGAATTTAACGCCCGAATGGTGCGTTTTTATCACAGTAAAGATGCCACCGAAATGATGAAGTTTCTGGTGGAGTGTTATCAGGATTAA